In Topomyia yanbarensis strain Yona2022 chromosome 2, ASM3024719v1, whole genome shotgun sequence, one DNA window encodes the following:
- the LOC131683621 gene encoding ELMO domain-containing protein 2, which yields MLSADHRMIFKLFNFFYFLTRPLVKWFLHRFTNLCELQRICYGCPPGALRTRKVQMSLELSRRPRIKQMVMILNQLVSSEVEEFFLKEEIQTRSIGTVLQVKKINPKVHVDFPRTFGVCAEKIWGYKRLCWQIEQLRSTQYDCTDAEHERKLLCLWKLLMGDDEKLKCRVSDQWQDIGFQGDDPKTDFRGMGILGLDNLVFLAQEYNGTARHLLSHSHHPTHGYFFAIVGINLTSMAYHLLESGLARNHFYNQPRMSVDVFHQFYCYLFFEFDRYWVECKPKSIMDFSWIQKKFDDNIRKLLANDGCCFKMNLAVESI from the exons ATGTTGTCAGCAGACCATAGAATGATAtttaaattgtttaattttttctacTTCCTCACAAGACCGCTCGTAAAGTGGTTTTTGCATCGCTTTACTAACCTGTGCGAATTGCAACGAATATGTTATGGTTGTCCTCCGGGAGCTCTGAGGACCAGAAAAGTTCAAATGTCGTTGGAACTTTCAAGGAGGCCTAGAATTAAGCAAATGGTTATGATTCTAAACCAGCTGGTAAGCTCCGAAGTGGAAGAGTTCTTCCTAAAGGAAGAAATTCAAACACGATCAATTGGAACGGTGCTACAGGTAAAAAAGATAAATCCCAAAGTACATGTGGATTTTCCGCGTACTTTTGGTGTATGTGCGGAAAAGATATGGGGCTACAAGAGGCTGTGTTGGCAGATCGAACAACTTAGAAGCACACAGTATGATTGCACCGATGCAGAGCATGAGAGGAAATTATTGTGTCTTTGGAAATTGCTGATGGGAGACGATGAAAAGTTGAAATGTCGAGTGTCGGATCAGTGGCAGGATATCGGATTTCAG GGAGACGACCCAAAAACGGACTTTCGGGGCATGGGCATTCTTGGCCTAGACAATCTAGTTTTTCTGGCGCAGGAGTACAACGGTACTGCCCGACATCTACTGTCTCACTCACATCATCCAACGCATGGCTATTTCTTTGCCATAGTTGGTATCAATCTAACGTCAATGGCTTATCACCTGCTAGAATCAGGTCTTGCACGAAATCATTTCTACAATCAACCCCGGATGTCGGTGGACGTGTTCCATCAGTTCTACTGCTATTTGTTCTTCGAGTTCGATCGCTATTGGGTTGAGTGCAAACCGAAAAGTATAATGGACTTCAGTTGGATACAGAAGAAATTCGACGACAACATACGCAAGCTGCTGGCAAACGATGGTTGTTGTTTCAAAATGAACCTAGCAGTAGAAAGCATTTGA